From one Rubrobacter xylanophilus genomic stretch:
- a CDS encoding type 1 glutamine amidotransferase yields the protein MRDGRPALVRQHERMTPPGLLADWLRERGIPFEVVPSWDGAPAPDPRRYRFVASLGSPYGPNDTHEPAVAEELRLIERAVEEGVPVLGLCFGGEALSVVLGGRVERAPVPELGWREIETDDPGRIPPGPWLEWHFERFTTPPGAVELARTPDAVQAFRYGPHLGVQFHPESTVEIVSEWARADTERLARLGVEDWRALLEAPPEQQEAARAAAFRLFDAFLAEGEREPAGGAGGKERK from the coding sequence GTGAGGGACGGGCGGCCCGCGCTGGTGCGGCAGCACGAGAGGATGACCCCGCCGGGGCTGCTCGCCGACTGGCTGCGCGAGCGGGGCATCCCGTTCGAGGTCGTGCCGTCCTGGGACGGGGCCCCGGCGCCGGACCCCCGGCGCTACCGGTTCGTGGCCTCGCTCGGCTCCCCGTACGGGCCGAACGACACCCACGAGCCCGCCGTCGCCGAAGAGCTCCGGCTCATCGAGCGGGCGGTGGAGGAGGGGGTGCCGGTGCTGGGGCTCTGCTTCGGGGGCGAGGCGCTCTCGGTGGTGCTCGGGGGGAGGGTGGAGCGCGCACCGGTGCCCGAGCTGGGCTGGCGCGAGATCGAGACCGACGACCCAGGGAGGATCCCGCCCGGCCCGTGGCTGGAGTGGCACTTCGAGCGCTTCACCACGCCGCCCGGGGCCGTCGAGCTGGCGCGCACCCCGGACGCGGTGCAGGCGTTCCGGTACGGGCCGCATCTCGGCGTGCAGTTCCACCCCGAGAGCACCGTGGAGATCGTCTCGGAGTGGGCCAGGGCCGACACGGAGCGGCTGGCGAGGCTCGGCGTAGAGGACTGGCGGGCGCTGCTCGAGGCCCCGCCCGAGCAGCAAGAGGCGGCGAGGGCCGCCGCGTTCAGGCTCTTCGACGCGTTCCTGGCAGAAGGGGAGAGGGAGCCGGCCGGTGGGGCCGGCGGGAAGGAGAGGAAATGA
- a CDS encoding glutamine synthetase family protein, with protein sequence MIEQKKQALPPELSDGSVTSVRVLYADLHGVARGKDVPVGEFERAIEHGLAFCSAIMGTDLRHTPVVGGEEGYPDLVAYPDLSTMTLVPWEPGVACCLADLRPVGDHAPPADPRGAVRRAVAAFEELGLSPVVGPELEFFLCERDGAGGVRRYVDNLSMVYTVGPQADPRGIVREIAEMLSKMGLGAFAANHEFMNSQYEINLHHADALAAADRAFRLKCAVKDVAAMRGLVATFMGKPFNDQGGSGFHIHFSLERDGENAFAETAGEDGVSDLMRHFVAGVLEHASGLMAFLNPTINAYRRLVPDSLAPTHANWGWDNRTAFVRIPPERGGATRVEVRVGDGSANPYLATAATLFAGLHGVRERLPLGPPVGGDAYALAGEKAGPPLPATLEGALDALEADEVLRGAMGEQIVGAFLAIKRYEVERHRTWVSDWEISEYLHHL encoded by the coding sequence ATGATCGAGCAGAAGAAGCAGGCGCTGCCGCCCGAGCTCTCCGATGGCTCGGTCACGTCGGTGCGGGTGCTGTACGCGGACCTGCACGGCGTGGCGCGCGGCAAGGACGTGCCCGTCGGGGAGTTCGAGCGTGCCATCGAGCACGGACTCGCGTTCTGCTCGGCGATCATGGGCACCGACCTGCGCCACACCCCCGTGGTGGGCGGGGAGGAGGGCTACCCCGACCTCGTGGCCTACCCCGACCTCTCGACCATGACGCTCGTGCCCTGGGAGCCCGGGGTGGCGTGCTGCCTCGCCGACCTGCGGCCCGTAGGGGATCACGCGCCGCCCGCCGATCCCCGGGGCGCGGTGCGCCGGGCCGTGGCGGCCTTCGAGGAGCTGGGTCTCTCGCCCGTGGTGGGGCCGGAGCTCGAGTTCTTCCTGTGTGAGCGTGATGGAGCTGGAGGGGTGCGCCGCTACGTGGACAACCTCAGCATGGTCTACACCGTCGGGCCGCAGGCCGATCCGCGGGGGATAGTGCGCGAGATCGCCGAGATGCTCTCGAAGATGGGCCTCGGGGCCTTCGCTGCAAACCACGAGTTCATGAACTCGCAGTACGAGATCAACCTGCACCACGCCGACGCCCTCGCCGCGGCCGACCGGGCCTTCCGCCTCAAGTGCGCGGTGAAGGACGTGGCCGCGATGCGGGGGCTCGTCGCCACCTTCATGGGCAAGCCGTTCAACGACCAGGGGGGCTCCGGCTTCCACATCCACTTCTCGCTCGAGCGCGACGGAGAGAATGCTTTCGCGGAGACCGCCGGTGAGGATGGAGTCTCCGATCTCATGCGGCACTTCGTGGCGGGCGTGCTCGAGCACGCCTCCGGGCTCATGGCCTTCCTCAACCCCACGATAAACGCCTACCGGCGCCTGGTGCCCGACTCGCTCGCGCCGACCCACGCCAACTGGGGCTGGGACAACCGCACCGCGTTCGTGCGCATCCCGCCCGAGCGGGGCGGGGCCACGCGGGTCGAGGTGCGCGTGGGTGACGGGAGCGCGAACCCGTATCTCGCGACCGCGGCGACCCTCTTCGCCGGGCTGCACGGGGTGCGCGAGCGGCTGCCGCTCGGCCCGCCGGTGGGGGGCGACGCCTACGCGCTCGCCGGGGAGAAGGCGGGGCCGCCGCTCCCGGCCACGCTCGAGGGCGCGCTGGACGCGCTGGAGGCCGACGAGGTGCTGCGCGGGGCGATGGGGGAGCAGATCGTGGGTGCCTTCCTCGCCATAAAGCGGTACGAGGTAGAGCGGCACCGCACGTGGGTCTCGGACTGGGAGATCTCCGAGTATTTGCACCACCTGTAG